In Shewanella psychrotolerans, the genomic stretch TCATTGGTGTTTGCGATTTTTAGACTCAATCCCGCACCTTTTTGTATGCTCGATGAGGTCGATGCGCCGCTTGATGATGCTAATGTCGATAGATTTTGCCGTTTGGTAAAAGAGATGTCTCAAAGCGTGCAATTTGTTTATATTAGTCACAACAAGATCACCATGGAATTGGCTGATCAACTGATCGGTGTCACTATGCATGAACCAGGGGTTTCGCGTATAGTGGCCGTAGATATTGATGAGGCGGTGGCATTAGCCGACGCAGGATAATTATGGGAAAAGCAGGGTAATCAATGGAAAATTTGCAACTGGTATTGTCAGTGTTAGGAGCGATTGCCATTATCGCGGTACTTGTGCATGGTTTTTGGTCCATTAAAAGGCAGCAGCCTAAGCCGTTAAAAGAAACGCGGATGACTGGGTTCAATAAAGAGCAAAATAGAGATCGTGATGGCTTCGATGCCGACGGTATTGGTGCGGTTCGAGTACGTAAGCTTGGCTCGGCAGAGTCTCTCTCATCGGCTGAAACTGAACAAGCAAATCCAACTCATTTAACCAAGACATCTTCAGATATTGCTGACGAACATAAGTTCTCTTTGTCTGACGAGCCTAAACGAAAAGCACCTCGTCAGCGCCAAGAGCCAACGCTTTTAGATAGCAGCACTGATGATATCGAACAGATGGAGTTAGGTTTAGGCCAAGTACCCGCTCAACCTTCACTTTTTGAAGATCCTGTATGCTCACGTAAACCTGAGCAAGCTAAGCCAAAGTCAAAACCTGTTGCTCCAGAAGCACTAAAGCCAACGTCAGTCGAAGCGGAAGTTCAAATTGCACAGGCTGAAGCCGAACTCAGCGTCGAGTCACAACTTGCG encodes the following:
- the zipA gene encoding cell division protein ZipA, giving the protein MENLQLVLSVLGAIAIIAVLVHGFWSIKRQQPKPLKETRMTGFNKEQNRDRDGFDADGIGAVRVRKLGSAESLSSAETEQANPTHLTKTSSDIADEHKFSLSDEPKRKAPRQRQEPTLLDSSTDDIEQMELGLGQVPAQPSLFEDPVCSRKPEQAKPKSKPVAPEALKPTSVEAEVQIAQAEAELSVESQLATEEVKEEPLGDPQDVLVLHVVAEEGEHLNGAELLPSLLTLHFKFGEMDIFHRHEDNAGTGKVLFSLANMVKPGVFNPDEMEQFTTQGIVLFMTLPCYGDALMNFSNMLNSAHQLADDLGGVLLDGARSPWNEQKKQAYLQRIRAQA